Proteins co-encoded in one Malus sylvestris chromosome 7, drMalSylv7.2, whole genome shotgun sequence genomic window:
- the LOC126627828 gene encoding probable purine permease 11 isoform X2, with product MAMPDSQESILPRDGTVIEQTLFVKLGRWQWWFLVVLNVVFLLVGQSAAVLLGRFYYDQGGNSKWLATLVQTAAFPVLFIPLYFLPSSKDQATSSNPPSIKVLALVYFSIGVLLAGDNMLYSVGLLYLSASTYSLICATQLAFNAVFSYFLNSQKFTMLILNSVIIVSFSAALIAVDDDSGGPTGVSKGKYILGFICTIGASALYSLLLSLMQLSFQKVLKKETFSVVLEMQIYTALVATCAAIVGLFASGEWRSLNGEMENYGKGRVSYVMTLVWTAVAWQICSVGVVGLIFVVSSLFSNVISTLSLAVTPIAAVIIFHDKMNGAKVIAMLLALWGFASYIYQNYLDDSKARRRLTDAREP from the exons ATGGCCATgccag ATAGCCAGGAATCGATTTTACCCAGAGATGGAACTGTGATTGAGCAAACACTATTTGTTAAACTTGGTCGTTGGCAGTGGTGGTTTTTGGTGGTACTCAACGTCGTCTTCCTCCTTGTGGGGCAGTCTGCTGCAGTTTTACTGGGAAGATTCTATTATGACCAGGGTGGCAATAGTAAGTGGTTGGCTACTCTTGTCCAAACTGCAGCCTTCCCAGTCCTTTTCATCCcgctttattttcttccttcatCCAAAGATCAAGCAACTTCTTCAAACCCGCCTTCCATTAAAGTTCTTGCCTTGGTTTACTTCTCTATTGGAGTGCTCTTAGCTGGTGACAACATGTTGTATTCTGTCGGACTCTTGTACCTATCTGCCTCCACTTATTCCCTCATATGCGCAACTCAATTAGCTTTTAATGCAGTTTTCTCGTACTTCCTCAACTCTCAGAAGTTCACAATGCTAATTCTTAATTCAGTGATTATCGTGTCATTCTCAGCAGCTCTTATTGCCGTCGATGATGATTCTGGAGGACCAACAGGAGTCTCAAAGGGGAAATATATCCTTGGCTTCATCTGTACCATTGGAGCCTCTGCACTGTACTCTCTTTTGCTTTCCCTCATGCAGCTTTCTTTCCAAAAGGTTTTAAAAAAGGAAACGTTTTCTGTGGTTCTGGAGATGCAAATCTATACGGCCCTGGTCGCTACTTGTGCTGCAATTGTAGGTCTTTTTGCAAGTGGGGAATGGAGGAGTTTGAATGGGGAGATGGAAAACTATGGCAAGGGACGAGTTTCTTACGTGATGACCCTAGTTTGGACAGCTGTGGCTTGGCAAATTTGTTCTGTTGGTGTCGTGGGCTTAATTTTCGTggtttcttctctcttctccaatGTAATCAGTACTCTCTCTTTGGCTGTTACTCCTATAGCCGCTGTGATAAtcttccatgacaagatgaacGGTGCCAAGGTAATTGCTATGCTTCTGGCTCTTTGGGGTTTCGCCTCTTATATTTATCAGAACTATCTCGATGACTCTAAGGCAAGAAGAAGACTAACTGATGCTAGGGAACCATAA
- the LOC126627828 gene encoding probable purine permease 11 isoform X1, translating into MGSHAAESDWWRDSQESILPRDGTVIEQTLFVKLGRWQWWFLVVLNVVFLLVGQSAAVLLGRFYYDQGGNSKWLATLVQTAAFPVLFIPLYFLPSSKDQATSSNPPSIKVLALVYFSIGVLLAGDNMLYSVGLLYLSASTYSLICATQLAFNAVFSYFLNSQKFTMLILNSVIIVSFSAALIAVDDDSGGPTGVSKGKYILGFICTIGASALYSLLLSLMQLSFQKVLKKETFSVVLEMQIYTALVATCAAIVGLFASGEWRSLNGEMENYGKGRVSYVMTLVWTAVAWQICSVGVVGLIFVVSSLFSNVISTLSLAVTPIAAVIIFHDKMNGAKVIAMLLALWGFASYIYQNYLDDSKARRRLTDAREP; encoded by the exons ATGGGTTCACACGCGGCAGAATCGGATTGGTGGAGAG ATAGCCAGGAATCGATTTTACCCAGAGATGGAACTGTGATTGAGCAAACACTATTTGTTAAACTTGGTCGTTGGCAGTGGTGGTTTTTGGTGGTACTCAACGTCGTCTTCCTCCTTGTGGGGCAGTCTGCTGCAGTTTTACTGGGAAGATTCTATTATGACCAGGGTGGCAATAGTAAGTGGTTGGCTACTCTTGTCCAAACTGCAGCCTTCCCAGTCCTTTTCATCCcgctttattttcttccttcatCCAAAGATCAAGCAACTTCTTCAAACCCGCCTTCCATTAAAGTTCTTGCCTTGGTTTACTTCTCTATTGGAGTGCTCTTAGCTGGTGACAACATGTTGTATTCTGTCGGACTCTTGTACCTATCTGCCTCCACTTATTCCCTCATATGCGCAACTCAATTAGCTTTTAATGCAGTTTTCTCGTACTTCCTCAACTCTCAGAAGTTCACAATGCTAATTCTTAATTCAGTGATTATCGTGTCATTCTCAGCAGCTCTTATTGCCGTCGATGATGATTCTGGAGGACCAACAGGAGTCTCAAAGGGGAAATATATCCTTGGCTTCATCTGTACCATTGGAGCCTCTGCACTGTACTCTCTTTTGCTTTCCCTCATGCAGCTTTCTTTCCAAAAGGTTTTAAAAAAGGAAACGTTTTCTGTGGTTCTGGAGATGCAAATCTATACGGCCCTGGTCGCTACTTGTGCTGCAATTGTAGGTCTTTTTGCAAGTGGGGAATGGAGGAGTTTGAATGGGGAGATGGAAAACTATGGCAAGGGACGAGTTTCTTACGTGATGACCCTAGTTTGGACAGCTGTGGCTTGGCAAATTTGTTCTGTTGGTGTCGTGGGCTTAATTTTCGTggtttcttctctcttctccaatGTAATCAGTACTCTCTCTTTGGCTGTTACTCCTATAGCCGCTGTGATAAtcttccatgacaagatgaacGGTGCCAAGGTAATTGCTATGCTTCTGGCTCTTTGGGGTTTCGCCTCTTATATTTATCAGAACTATCTCGATGACTCTAAGGCAAGAAGAAGACTAACTGATGCTAGGGAACCATAA